A genomic region of Salinibacter pepae contains the following coding sequences:
- a CDS encoding class I fructose-bisphosphate aldolase, with translation MAQATRTPIAKHLGDEAEDLLDHECETIPKDQIHLPGPDFVDRVWKGSDRSPQVLRSMQQIFNHGRLGGSGYISILPVDQGIEHSAGVSFAPNPMYFDPENIVTLAIEGGCNAVATTYGVLGSVARDYAHKIPFVLKINHSELLSYPNRYDQVPYARVEDAYEQGCVGVGATIYWGSEESNRQLQEISKIFSRAHELGMTTILWCYVRNKEFVLNGSNYEGSADLTGQANHLGATIEADIIKQKQPTLTGGYQAVRAHKDEGYAKDPSLVDEKLLTDHPIDMTRYQVANNYMGRCGLINSGGASGENDLQQVVRTAVINKRAGGMGLITGRKSFQKPMEEGIEILNAIQDVYLDDDITIA, from the coding sequence ATGGCCCAAGCAACCCGCACCCCCATTGCCAAACACCTCGGCGACGAAGCTGAGGACCTCCTCGACCACGAGTGCGAAACCATTCCGAAGGACCAGATTCACCTTCCCGGCCCGGACTTCGTGGACCGCGTCTGGAAGGGCTCGGACCGCAGTCCCCAGGTCCTCCGGTCGATGCAGCAGATCTTCAACCACGGTCGCCTCGGCGGGTCCGGCTACATCTCCATCCTGCCCGTCGACCAGGGCATCGAGCACTCCGCCGGCGTCTCGTTTGCGCCGAACCCAATGTACTTCGACCCCGAGAACATCGTCACGCTGGCCATCGAGGGCGGCTGCAACGCCGTGGCCACCACCTACGGCGTGCTCGGCTCCGTGGCGCGGGACTACGCCCACAAGATCCCCTTCGTCCTCAAGATTAACCACAGCGAGCTGCTCTCGTACCCGAACCGGTACGACCAGGTGCCCTATGCCCGCGTGGAGGACGCCTACGAGCAAGGCTGCGTCGGCGTCGGCGCCACGATCTACTGGGGCTCCGAGGAGTCGAACCGCCAGCTGCAGGAGATCTCAAAGATCTTCTCCCGGGCGCACGAGCTGGGCATGACCACCATCCTCTGGTGCTACGTGCGCAACAAGGAGTTCGTCCTGAACGGCTCCAACTACGAGGGCTCGGCCGACCTGACGGGGCAGGCCAACCACCTCGGGGCCACCATCGAGGCGGACATCATCAAGCAGAAGCAGCCGACCCTGACGGGCGGGTACCAGGCCGTGCGGGCCCACAAGGACGAGGGCTACGCGAAGGACCCGTCGCTCGTCGACGAGAAGCTGCTGACGGACCACCCGATCGACATGACCCGCTACCAGGTGGCCAACAACTACATGGGCCGCTGCGGCCTCATCAACTCCGGCGGGGCGAGCGGCGAGAACGACCTGCAGCAGGTCGTCCGGACGGCCGTCATCAACAAGCGCGCCGGCGGGATGGGCCTCATCACCGGCCGCAAGTCGTTCCAGAAGCCGATGGAGGAGGGCATCGAGATCCTGAACGCCATCCAGGACGTGTACCTCGACGACGACATCACGATTGCCTAG
- a CDS encoding sucrase ferredoxin, giving the protein MASAFCSRLARSHGVSPRGTATEAPHWLLIEDPSPWSTDAVEDAGWGPSVHEAIAEWTDAMPDLRVQLIRRGLQRWDDPGRIRCIAVRAGPQPVVREWSLGAYGDLPALRVPEALRAAGPAPEAGPLVLTCVNGRRDACCAKWGRPVAQAVADAAPAAAWQTSHLGGHRFAPTALVLPDGTHYGWLRPADMADLVGAHRDGHLYDLGRVRGAVHQPRPVQAACLSLRQRRGATALEAVRGAGLEETGEGWTVRVRAEGETRTAHVWPEQEGTPFPHSCGSRDAKPQRAWHVRWTADEATGP; this is encoded by the coding sequence ATGGCGTCCGCTTTTTGTTCACGGCTGGCCCGCTCCCACGGCGTCTCGCCGAGGGGCACCGCCACCGAGGCCCCCCACTGGCTCCTGATCGAAGACCCCTCGCCGTGGAGCACGGATGCCGTCGAGGATGCGGGGTGGGGGCCGAGCGTGCACGAGGCCATCGCGGAGTGGACGGACGCGATGCCCGACCTGCGCGTGCAGCTCATCCGTCGGGGGCTTCAGCGGTGGGACGACCCGGGCCGCATTCGCTGCATCGCCGTGCGGGCCGGGCCGCAGCCGGTCGTGCGCGAGTGGTCGCTCGGGGCCTATGGGGACCTCCCTGCCCTGCGGGTGCCCGAGGCGCTCCGGGCCGCTGGGCCTGCCCCTGAGGCGGGGCCGCTCGTGCTCACCTGCGTGAATGGCCGCCGGGATGCCTGCTGTGCCAAGTGGGGGCGCCCCGTCGCCCAGGCCGTGGCCGACGCCGCCCCCGCCGCCGCGTGGCAGACGTCGCACCTCGGGGGACACCGCTTCGCCCCCACCGCCCTGGTGCTGCCCGACGGCACGCACTACGGCTGGCTCCGCCCCGCCGACATGGCCGACCTGGTGGGGGCGCACCGGGACGGGCACCTGTATGATCTGGGCCGGGTGCGCGGGGCGGTCCACCAGCCGCGTCCGGTCCAGGCGGCGTGTCTGTCCCTTCGGCAACGACGGGGCGCGACCGCCCTCGAGGCCGTGCGGGGCGCGGGCCTGGAGGAGACCGGTGAGGGCTGGACGGTGCGGGTGCGGGCCGAAGGCGAGACGCGAACGGCGCACGTGTGGCCGGAGCAGGAGGGAACGCCGTTTCCGCACAGCTGCGGAAGCCGCGACGCAAAGCCGCAGCGGGCGTGGCACGTGAGGTGGACGGCCGACGAAGCCACCGGGCCCTGA
- a CDS encoding AAA family ATPase: MPEPESPEPDAAPPADEPPEAAPDTPPLDPYTAHYPPWARELARKYFTKTVSTFILHGDIRDVVPTEDRDGARIYPPLRRFLTDDLFAARDVVVFYDRSAGIHFADAASRRDFSRALAGEERLAGTEYENNLPKAPNKVFELLEDYFRLRLSNGTRVACVIDYAETVAPMAEASMYSAQDRQSLVYLQKWSRDSLFLESDFTLTLLTENLTDLNQQLVQSPHTAEIYVPIPEGDDRQAYIDWALDERGDRFRAHSDVPPEALAQNTAGLNYTQLRTILADVLENQNRLTAATLSDLKKEFIEAEAYGMLEFIETDNSLDLIAGHNEAKDHLRQAAHAVQTGRHDVLPMGYLVSGPVGCGKTFLINCFAGEIGIPMVKLKNFRSQWQGVTEGNLEKILNLLEAMTPVAVLIDEADAALGDRDAQGDSGVSQRVFSQIVSFMSDPAHRGRVIFFLVTARPDLMPVDLKRQGRAEEHLSLFYPHTRADREELLRVMMRRTGVDLPIEAAPPELLEGERTYSGADMEAVLTRAAFRAAGSNDGTVTPALLQETVNDFIPPTYPTEVELQQLAAVLECTSRDLLPERFRSMKRSEVVERLEQLKRMVD, from the coding sequence ATGCCCGAGCCCGAATCGCCCGAGCCCGACGCGGCCCCGCCCGCAGACGAGCCCCCCGAGGCCGCCCCCGACACGCCGCCCCTAGACCCGTACACGGCCCACTACCCGCCGTGGGCCCGGGAACTGGCACGGAAGTACTTCACGAAGACGGTCTCCACCTTCATCCTCCACGGCGACATTCGCGACGTGGTGCCGACCGAGGACCGCGACGGCGCCCGCATCTACCCGCCGCTTCGGCGCTTCCTGACCGACGACCTGTTCGCCGCCCGCGACGTGGTGGTCTTCTACGACCGCAGCGCCGGGATCCACTTCGCGGACGCGGCCTCCCGACGCGACTTCAGTCGCGCCCTGGCCGGGGAGGAGCGCCTCGCCGGCACCGAATACGAGAACAACCTGCCGAAGGCCCCCAACAAGGTCTTCGAGCTGCTCGAGGACTACTTTCGCCTCCGCCTCTCGAACGGCACCCGGGTGGCCTGCGTCATCGACTACGCGGAGACGGTGGCCCCCATGGCCGAGGCGTCGATGTACTCGGCGCAGGACCGGCAGTCGCTCGTGTACCTGCAAAAGTGGTCCCGCGACTCGCTCTTTCTGGAGAGCGACTTTACGCTCACCCTCCTCACCGAAAACCTGACGGACCTGAACCAGCAGCTCGTCCAGAGCCCCCACACCGCCGAGATTTACGTCCCGATTCCCGAGGGCGACGACCGGCAGGCGTACATCGACTGGGCCCTGGACGAGCGGGGCGACCGGTTCCGGGCACACTCGGACGTGCCCCCGGAGGCCCTGGCCCAGAACACGGCGGGCCTCAACTACACGCAGCTCCGGACGATCCTGGCCGACGTGCTGGAGAACCAGAACCGACTGACCGCCGCCACGCTCTCCGACCTGAAGAAGGAGTTCATCGAGGCGGAGGCGTACGGGATGCTGGAGTTTATCGAGACGGACAACTCGCTGGATCTCATCGCGGGCCACAACGAAGCGAAAGACCACCTCCGCCAGGCCGCCCACGCCGTGCAGACGGGGCGGCACGACGTGCTCCCGATGGGGTACCTCGTGAGCGGGCCCGTGGGCTGTGGCAAGACGTTCCTGATCAACTGCTTCGCCGGGGAGATTGGGATTCCGATGGTGAAGCTCAAGAACTTCCGCTCGCAGTGGCAGGGGGTGACGGAGGGCAACCTGGAGAAAATCTTGAACCTGCTGGAGGCGATGACGCCGGTGGCGGTCCTGATCGACGAGGCCGACGCGGCGCTCGGGGACCGCGACGCGCAGGGCGACTCGGGCGTGAGCCAGCGCGTCTTCTCGCAGATCGTCTCGTTCATGAGCGACCCGGCCCACCGGGGGCGTGTGATCTTTTTCCTCGTCACCGCCCGCCCCGACCTGATGCCGGTGGATCTCAAGCGGCAGGGGCGCGCCGAGGAGCACCTCTCGCTCTTCTACCCCCACACCCGCGCAGACCGGGAGGAGCTCCTCCGGGTGATGATGCGCCGAACGGGCGTGGACCTGCCGATTGAGGCGGCTCCCCCTGAACTGCTGGAGGGCGAGCGCACCTACAGCGGGGCCGACATGGAGGCCGTCCTCACCCGCGCCGCCTTCCGGGCCGCCGGGTCGAACGACGGCACCGTGACGCCGGCCCTCCTGCAGGAAACGGTGAACGACTTCATCCCCCCCACCTACCCGACGGAGGTGGAGCTGCAGCAGCTGGCCGCCGTGCTGGAGTGCACGAGCCGCGACCTGCTCCCGGAGCGCTTCCGATCGATGAAGCGGAGTGAGGTCGTCGAGCGGCTCGAACAGCTTAAGCGAATGGTGGACTAG
- a CDS encoding amidohydrolase family protein — protein sequence MTASTFRRYGFGLLSLVLLVLPSRLAAQDYEVPIVTDTYALQNARVVQAPGQVLESATVVVRDGVIDAVGSDAEVPYDARTIEADSLVVYAGFIDGLSHAGVEMPEDEDTDVEDPGTPPPDAAGIQPDRAVRPFLSPDESALQSLRKAGFTLGHVAPEGQMLPGTSAHVFYGGETANDMVLEAGPTLFAQLQTADGYVYPATGMAVIAQMRQLYREAERRQQLEAAYERDPTGRPQPPQDPQHSALFPVLDGEQPLAFYADEALSLHRILALRQELDFPLVLAGLGEGHELVGALQAVDAPLFLTLDLPEEPTRTSGSDTTVADTTSAPSRYYSPDLQTPSYETVAEEEKNLELRHAMERQDYLETAATLHDAGLEFGFTTREAAPGDVRSNLRTMIDQGLPEQTALAALTTRPAAQLGLDDRLGTVEAGKIANLVVTDGSYFAEDTKVTHVFVDGRLYDYSADGSDEGEVSGDVSAVLGTWSYTLDTPQGELSGEVTIEGDPSGLDGTFVGPQGDEQSLQSVSFDGTTLSFTVASPQGGSVSVSVTVEGDTFEGSASTSGGSFPIAGERTSAPDATRK from the coding sequence ATGACTGCTTCGACATTTCGCCGCTACGGATTCGGCCTTCTCAGCCTCGTCCTGTTGGTCCTGCCGTCCCGCCTCGCTGCCCAGGACTACGAGGTGCCGATAGTGACCGACACGTACGCCCTCCAGAACGCCCGGGTCGTACAGGCCCCCGGTCAGGTGCTCGAATCGGCCACTGTCGTCGTGCGGGATGGCGTGATCGACGCCGTGGGGTCGGACGCCGAGGTGCCCTACGACGCCCGCACCATCGAGGCCGACTCGCTCGTGGTCTACGCTGGGTTTATCGACGGGCTCTCGCACGCGGGGGTCGAGATGCCGGAGGACGAGGACACGGACGTCGAGGACCCCGGCACCCCACCCCCCGACGCGGCGGGCATTCAGCCGGACCGGGCCGTCCGCCCGTTTCTGTCCCCCGACGAATCGGCCCTGCAGTCGCTGCGGAAGGCCGGGTTCACCCTCGGCCACGTCGCTCCGGAGGGACAGATGCTTCCCGGCACCAGCGCGCACGTCTTCTACGGCGGGGAGACGGCCAACGACATGGTCCTGGAGGCCGGCCCCACCCTCTTCGCCCAGCTCCAGACGGCCGACGGCTACGTGTACCCGGCCACGGGCATGGCCGTGATTGCGCAGATGCGGCAGCTGTACCGCGAGGCGGAGCGCCGCCAACAGCTTGAGGCGGCCTACGAACGGGACCCCACGGGCCGCCCGCAGCCGCCTCAGGACCCGCAGCACAGCGCCCTCTTTCCCGTGCTGGACGGCGAGCAGCCCCTCGCTTTCTACGCCGACGAGGCCCTCTCCCTCCACCGCATCCTCGCGCTCCGTCAGGAGCTCGACTTCCCCCTTGTGCTCGCCGGCCTTGGGGAGGGTCACGAGCTGGTGGGCGCCCTTCAGGCGGTCGACGCGCCCCTCTTCCTGACGCTCGACCTGCCCGAGGAGCCGACCCGAACGAGCGGCTCGGACACCACGGTGGCCGACACGACGAGCGCCCCCTCTCGATACTACAGCCCTGACCTGCAGACCCCGTCGTACGAGACCGTCGCCGAAGAGGAGAAAAACCTGGAGCTCCGCCACGCCATGGAGCGGCAGGACTACCTGGAGACGGCCGCCACCCTGCACGACGCCGGGCTTGAATTCGGCTTCACCACCCGCGAGGCCGCCCCGGGCGACGTCCGCAGCAACCTCCGCACCATGATCGATCAGGGCCTGCCCGAGCAAACGGCCCTGGCCGCCCTGACCACCCGCCCCGCCGCCCAGCTGGGCCTGGACGACCGCCTCGGGACCGTGGAGGCGGGCAAGATTGCCAACCTGGTCGTCACCGACGGGTCGTACTTCGCGGAGGACACGAAGGTCACGCATGTTTTCGTGGACGGCCGGCTGTACGACTACAGCGCCGACGGCTCCGACGAGGGGGAAGTCAGCGGCGACGTGTCCGCGGTCCTCGGGACGTGGTCGTACACGCTCGACACCCCGCAGGGCGAGCTTTCCGGCGAGGTCACGATTGAGGGCGACCCGTCGGGCCTGGACGGCACCTTCGTCGGTCCCCAGGGCGACGAACAGTCGCTCCAGTCGGTGTCGTTCGACGGCACCACCCTCTCGTTCACGGTGGCCTCCCCGCAGGGCGGCTCCGTCTCCGTCTCGGTGACGGTCGAGGGCGACACCTTCGAGGGCTCCGCCTCCACGTCCGGCGGCTCGTTCCCCATCGCTGGGGAGCGCACCAGCGCCCCGGACGCGACCCGGAAGTAG
- a CDS encoding amidohydrolase family protein, protein MLSPVPFRLSSALGALAAALLVATPLRAQDQLRGDAPDDWFIQDATVLTVTNGTIENGDILIRDGDIAEVGPDLSAPSGVETYDASGEYVMPGIIEAHQHMAISDVNEATNPVTAEVGVGDVLNPYDIGIYRALAGGVTTAHVMHGSANPIGGRNETIKLRYGVTNPDRLQMDDAPRTIKFALGENPTGLYGQGRDQVPRTRMGVEQVIRTALTKAERYMEAKQAYQDGERARPPAHSERMEVLAGVLRGDILVQTHGYRADEMLMLMDVFEDFGIQDLVFHHANEGFKIAPELAAFGDNGAGATVFSDWWSYKFEVYYSTAYNAAVLAENGVNASINSDIPGEQRDLYLQAAKTQRYGDLSDTQALRLITINPARQLGIADRVGSIEEGKAADLALFSEHPLSVYTEPQRTYVDGVVRFDHEADPDDMRLRVDPEGTVNLARDGWSRHAAHSCLKGVAQLRATRNGVSLENTGR, encoded by the coding sequence ATGCTCTCCCCCGTTCCCTTCCGCCTCTCCTCCGCCCTCGGCGCCCTCGCCGCCGCCTTGCTGGTCGCCACGCCCCTGCGGGCCCAGGACCAGCTGCGGGGCGACGCCCCCGATGACTGGTTCATCCAGGACGCCACGGTGCTGACCGTCACGAACGGCACCATTGAGAACGGCGACATCCTGATCCGCGACGGCGACATCGCCGAGGTGGGCCCGGACCTCTCCGCCCCGAGCGGCGTCGAGACGTACGACGCCAGCGGCGAGTACGTGATGCCGGGCATCATTGAGGCCCACCAGCACATGGCCATCAGTGACGTCAACGAGGCCACCAACCCCGTCACCGCCGAAGTGGGCGTGGGCGACGTGCTCAACCCCTACGACATCGGCATCTATCGCGCGCTGGCGGGGGGCGTGACGACCGCCCACGTGATGCACGGCTCCGCCAACCCCATCGGCGGCCGCAACGAGACCATCAAGCTGCGCTACGGCGTCACGAACCCGGACCGCCTGCAGATGGACGACGCCCCTCGGACGATCAAGTTTGCCCTCGGGGAGAACCCGACGGGGCTGTACGGCCAGGGGCGCGACCAAGTGCCCCGCACCCGCATGGGCGTGGAGCAGGTCATCCGGACGGCCCTCACCAAGGCCGAGCGCTACATGGAGGCGAAGCAGGCCTACCAGGACGGGGAGCGGGCCCGGCCGCCGGCCCACAGCGAGCGGATGGAGGTGCTCGCGGGGGTCCTCCGGGGCGACATTCTGGTGCAGACCCACGGGTACCGCGCCGACGAGATGCTCATGCTCATGGACGTCTTCGAGGACTTCGGCATCCAGGACCTCGTCTTCCACCACGCGAACGAGGGCTTCAAGATTGCCCCCGAACTGGCGGCCTTCGGGGACAACGGCGCCGGCGCGACGGTCTTCTCGGACTGGTGGTCGTACAAGTTTGAGGTCTACTACTCCACCGCCTACAACGCCGCCGTCCTCGCGGAGAACGGCGTCAACGCGTCCATCAACTCCGACATTCCGGGGGAGCAGCGCGACCTGTACCTTCAGGCCGCCAAGACGCAACGGTACGGCGACCTCTCGGACACCCAGGCCCTCCGCCTCATCACCATCAATCCGGCCCGGCAGCTCGGCATCGCCGACCGCGTGGGGTCGATTGAGGAGGGCAAGGCCGCCGACTTGGCCCTCTTCAGCGAGCACCCGCTGTCCGTCTACACCGAACCGCAGCGGACCTACGTCGACGGGGTCGTGCGCTTCGACCACGAGGCGGACCCCGACGACATGCGGCTCCGCGTGGACCCGGAAGGGACCGTCAACCTGGCCCGCGACGGCTGGAGCCGCCACGCCGCCCACAGCTGCCTGAAGGGCGTGGCCCAGCTGCGCGCCACCCGCAACGGCGTGTCCCTCGAAAACACGGGCCGGTAA